Proteins co-encoded in one Actinomadura luteofluorescens genomic window:
- a CDS encoding methyltransferase domain-containing protein encodes MTNVKGAAVTGRQQKRVRGGSRVRSAVLWDALRAVLERITPEAGLSDVVDVGGGTGGFAVPLAELGHRVTVVDANPDALAALERRAAESGVRVRAVQGDAVDLPDLLGPDAADLVLCHSVLEYVDGPAAAMAALTGAVRPGGSVSVLAAGQIAAALHRAVSGHFDDARRVLTDPSGRWGEGDRMPRRFTRESLSELVLGAGLRVAELHGVRIFADLVPSGLLDGDADSADALIALESVAAVHPVLRDLATQLHLVADKPAG; translated from the coding sequence ATGACGAACGTAAAGGGAGCGGCCGTGACGGGGCGGCAGCAGAAGCGTGTGCGGGGTGGCAGCCGGGTGCGCAGTGCCGTCCTGTGGGACGCTCTGCGCGCGGTCCTCGAACGCATCACTCCCGAGGCCGGCCTGAGCGATGTCGTGGACGTCGGCGGCGGGACCGGGGGATTCGCCGTCCCGCTCGCCGAGCTCGGGCACCGGGTCACCGTGGTCGACGCCAATCCGGACGCGCTGGCCGCGCTGGAGCGGCGGGCGGCCGAGTCGGGGGTGCGGGTGCGCGCCGTCCAGGGCGACGCCGTCGACCTGCCCGACCTGCTCGGCCCCGACGCCGCCGACCTCGTGCTGTGCCACAGCGTCCTGGAGTACGTCGACGGCCCGGCCGCGGCGATGGCGGCGCTCACCGGTGCCGTCCGCCCGGGCGGCTCGGTCAGCGTGCTGGCGGCCGGGCAGATCGCGGCCGCGCTGCACCGCGCGGTGTCCGGGCACTTCGACGACGCGCGGCGGGTGCTGACGGACCCGTCCGGACGGTGGGGCGAGGGCGACCGGATGCCCCGCCGGTTCACCCGCGAGTCGCTGTCGGAGCTGGTGCTCGGCGCCGGACTGCGGGTCGCCGAACTGCACGGCGTCCGGATCTTCGCCGATCTGGTGCCGAGCGGCCTGCTGGACGGCGACGCCGACTCCGCCGACGCGCTGATCGCGCTGGAGTCCGTCGCGGCCGTCCATCCCGTCCTGCGGGACCTCGCCACCCAGCTGCACCTGGTGGCGGACAAACCGGCCGGCTAG